One Erysipelothrix amsterdamensis DNA window includes the following coding sequences:
- a CDS encoding LytR/AlgR family response regulator transcription factor — MVRIVLCDDDNDVIEKYRYLIKRYVMSRGLEVELSSFSRGEDLIFELTDHYEEPDIIFLDVFMDEINGVEVAKQIRRMGYNSQIIFLTSSSDFVFDAFDVGSFNYLIKQDTDDTRFRTVLGQALTQIDKRSGDFFDCNFGAESRRIPFKDISHFEIYRRVMRVHFNNDEYFDFYETMDHLTTRLANRNFVRVHRSYLVNLNHIVLFKNQTLRLENGEELPIGKAYQSDVKQSFNKFVENNWE; from the coding sequence ATGGTACGTATTGTCTTGTGTGACGATGATAATGATGTCATTGAGAAATATCGATATTTGATTAAGCGATATGTGATGTCGCGAGGATTGGAAGTTGAGCTAAGCTCATTTTCTCGGGGTGAGGATTTGATTTTTGAGTTAACGGATCATTATGAAGAACCAGATATTATTTTTCTAGATGTTTTTATGGATGAAATTAATGGTGTGGAGGTTGCAAAGCAAATCCGTAGGATGGGTTATAATTCGCAGATTATTTTTCTTACTTCATCATCAGATTTTGTTTTTGATGCCTTTGATGTGGGTTCATTCAATTATCTTATAAAGCAGGATACGGATGATACTCGTTTTCGTACCGTATTAGGACAAGCACTGACACAAATTGATAAACGATCGGGTGATTTTTTTGATTGTAATTTCGGGGCGGAATCACGACGTATTCCATTTAAAGACATATCTCACTTCGAGATTTATCGTCGTGTGATGCGTGTACATTTCAATAACGATGAATATTTTGATTTTTATGAGACCATGGATCACTTAACGACACGTCTAGCGAATCGGAATTTTGTTCGTGTACATCGTTCTTATCTCGTTAACTTAAACCATATAGTACTCTTTAAAAACCAGACACTTCGTCTTGAAAATGGGGAAGAGTTGCCGATTGGTAAAGCATACCAAAGTGATGTTAAGCAAAGTTTCAATAAATTCGTAGAAAACAATTGGGAGTAG